A single region of the Idiomarinaceae bacterium HL-53 genome encodes:
- a CDS encoding ATP-dependent RNA helicase DbpA, translated as MTNNRFQDLALSQAQLDTLETLQYSEMTPIQAESLPLVLAGKDVIAQAKTGSGKTAAFALGILASLEPSVFDVQSLVLCPTRELAEQVATEIRKLARNQPNIKVLTLCGGTPARAQAQSLEHGAHIIVGTPGRVLDHLKQQRLKLDKLKMLVLDEADRMLDMGFHDDMTAIINATSAERQTLLFSATYPPTIAQVARRYMQSPTLVKVSSGDEDERIEQVFYQISDPEREEAVVQLLLARQPNNAILFCNTKRTANELHNILKSEGFSVRALHGDLEQNEREQTLMLLNNGSVRILVATDVAARGLDIKALDLVINVEFAHDTESHVHRVGRTGRAGEKGVALTLVTNADDYKFRLLQEVTPEIGEPKPLPKENRGDQKRPQPAAMATIQILAGKKDKLRPGDIVGALTNSDVLAFESIGKIAVQSQVSFVAVKKEKAKQALAILTQGKLKGRRCRARLL; from the coding sequence ATGACTAATAATCGTTTTCAAGACTTAGCCCTTTCTCAAGCGCAACTGGACACCTTAGAGACATTACAGTACTCAGAAATGACACCGATTCAGGCTGAGAGTTTGCCGTTGGTACTCGCAGGCAAGGACGTGATTGCACAAGCCAAAACCGGGTCGGGTAAAACAGCCGCATTTGCGCTCGGTATATTGGCGAGTTTAGAGCCTTCGGTATTTGACGTGCAGTCATTGGTGTTGTGTCCTACACGTGAATTAGCCGAGCAAGTGGCGACTGAAATACGCAAATTAGCCCGCAACCAGCCCAATATCAAAGTACTTACCCTTTGTGGAGGCACGCCTGCACGTGCACAAGCTCAGTCGCTTGAGCATGGAGCGCATATTATTGTGGGTACACCGGGCCGTGTACTCGACCATTTAAAGCAACAACGGCTAAAACTCGACAAGTTAAAAATGCTGGTTCTAGACGAAGCGGATCGAATGCTTGATATGGGCTTTCATGACGACATGACCGCAATTATTAATGCGACCTCAGCGGAGCGGCAAACTTTACTATTCAGTGCAACTTACCCACCGACCATTGCTCAAGTGGCTCGAAGATATATGCAGTCACCCACCCTAGTGAAAGTTTCCTCAGGTGATGAAGATGAGCGAATTGAGCAAGTGTTTTATCAAATTAGTGACCCGGAACGTGAAGAAGCGGTAGTTCAGCTATTGCTCGCTCGCCAACCCAACAATGCAATTTTGTTTTGTAATACGAAGCGTACTGCCAATGAGCTTCACAACATTCTCAAGAGCGAAGGCTTTAGTGTACGCGCTTTGCATGGTGATTTAGAGCAGAATGAGCGAGAACAAACGCTCATGCTTTTAAACAACGGTAGTGTGCGTATTTTGGTGGCGACGGATGTGGCTGCTCGAGGGCTTGATATTAAAGCATTGGATTTGGTGATCAATGTCGAGTTCGCTCATGATACCGAATCACATGTTCACCGCGTTGGACGCACTGGGCGGGCGGGTGAAAAGGGTGTTGCACTCACGTTAGTGACCAATGCCGACGATTATAAATTCAGACTATTACAAGAAGTGACGCCTGAAATTGGCGAGCCAAAACCTCTACCGAAGGAAAACCGGGGAGATCAAAAACGTCCACAACCGGCTGCAATGGCAACGATTCAGATTTTAGCCGGTAAAAAAGACAAGCTAAGACCCGGCGATATTGTCGGTGCGCTTACCAACAGCGACGTATTGGCGTTTGAAAGTATTGGTAAAATTGCAGTGCAGAGCCAAGTGAGCTTCGTTGCGGTGAAGAAAGAAAAAGCAAAGCAAGCGCTGGCAATTCTAACCCAAGGAAAACTAAAAGGTCGTCGTTGCCGAGCACGCTTACTTTGA
- a CDS encoding Uncharacterized membrane protein YhaH, DUF805 family, whose protein sequence is MNISSEKIKQLRTQRGWSQEQLSEMCGVNLRTIQRLEKRGTASQETLKALASVFDVATEALLAAKQPAPQRAFKSILNTLKDFDDFQSCSGRYEFWWFFLFYVLALALAETIHLVLASLVAIVLLVPFLAVSTRRLRDAGQSIWWQWMYIVPFGVLLVLYFLAMPSLRANDN, encoded by the coding sequence ATGAACATTAGTAGCGAGAAAATAAAACAATTACGCACACAGCGAGGTTGGTCGCAAGAGCAACTCAGCGAGATGTGCGGGGTGAATTTACGTACGATTCAACGTTTGGAAAAAAGGGGCACAGCCTCGCAAGAGACACTAAAAGCCTTGGCTTCTGTGTTTGACGTTGCCACTGAGGCACTCCTTGCTGCAAAACAGCCCGCACCACAAAGGGCATTCAAGAGTATATTGAACACCCTGAAAGATTTTGACGATTTCCAAAGCTGTTCAGGGCGTTATGAGTTTTGGTGGTTCTTCTTATTCTATGTGCTAGCGCTGGCACTCGCAGAGACGATCCACCTCGTATTGGCTAGCTTAGTCGCCATTGTTTTGCTCGTTCCGTTTTTGGCAGTCTCGACTCGCCGGCTACGAGACGCAGGGCAAAGTATCTGGTGGCAGTGGATGTATATCGTACCGTTTGGTGTGCTACTCGTACTCTATTTCTTGGCTATGCCGAGTTTAAGAGCCAACGATAATTGA
- a CDS encoding Golgi phosphoprotein 3 (GPP34) has product MNSTLSLHQALLLLALHDEKGTVKASYLQYGLAACFLAELILQERIGLEGKRNKVVVKSTVACDDELLTEVLQTISASKRDKKLKDWVTKFAALKNLKHRVAAPLVNEGVLELKIKKILWIFEQRLYPLARTEIEANLIAKAKAAVIQEPEQVEARTALLIAIAKGTRVLDAIFTKAELKAHKEQLHRIFKGQVLGEVTKEVIAAIEVAVLVRS; this is encoded by the coding sequence ATGAACTCAACACTTTCCTTACACCAGGCGTTACTTCTACTCGCATTGCACGATGAAAAAGGCACGGTAAAGGCTAGCTATTTACAATATGGTTTAGCGGCTTGTTTTTTGGCAGAGCTTATTTTGCAAGAGCGCATTGGGCTTGAAGGGAAAAGGAATAAGGTGGTAGTGAAGAGCACAGTCGCCTGTGACGACGAGTTACTGACCGAAGTGCTGCAAACCATCTCCGCTTCGAAACGAGACAAGAAACTCAAAGATTGGGTGACTAAATTCGCCGCCCTGAAGAATTTAAAGCATCGAGTGGCGGCGCCGCTGGTGAATGAAGGTGTACTCGAGTTAAAGATTAAGAAGATTCTCTGGATTTTTGAGCAACGTTTGTATCCGCTGGCTCGTACCGAAATCGAAGCGAATTTAATAGCAAAAGCAAAAGCAGCAGTTATTCAAGAACCCGAGCAAGTTGAGGCTCGTACTGCTTTGTTGATTGCAATAGCCAAAGGAACTCGCGTACTCGACGCGATCTTTACAAAAGCAGAGTTGAAAGCGCACAAAGAGCAACTTCACCGTATTTTTAAAGGGCAAGTGCTCGGTGAAGTGACCAAAGAGGTCATTGCTGCGATTGAAGTGGCGGTGTTGGTTAGAAGTTAA
- a CDS encoding amidase, with the protein MDYLTAAELAEKIRSEELSSHDATEHFLTRIGAYNSSLNAYVYQDTQGALSLAKKRDDATADGELGSLHGVPVSIKECFLWKGTPTTLNYPPKKLYKAKQTSRLVKRLLQAGAVILGKTNVPTLLSDSQTFGPLYPTANNPFDLNKTPGGSTGGGAAAVAAGLTTFELGSDIGGSIRNPAHYCGLFGYKPTENGYASDGHAPPFPEDLIGVSVMNHTGPLARSMADVRLATQVLFAPDWDRLHYLSTQGRNTASFKQGNTPLKGQKIAYFDTLHGLQAGSDVRASMHRMVNSLESLGAEVKPIQIDKQLSARMLKTWATLFGFMMGQNLPWPVRKVFYWKFRPALKASSLPAQAELKQGLSLEFKHFTRALAERETLISEVNRLFAPYDFVLSPTSMGPAFEHNHKHAAIALDGEKLPYLDYCFPFVAFYNLTGHPVLTIPSGLNGNGLPIGLSLSAPHFRDDALLNLGDAIESAGYTFTPPDLSAL; encoded by the coding sequence ATGGACTACTTAACAGCAGCTGAGCTGGCTGAGAAAATTCGTTCCGAAGAGCTGTCAAGCCACGACGCAACCGAGCACTTTCTGACTCGAATTGGAGCTTATAACTCCTCATTAAACGCGTATGTTTATCAAGATACGCAAGGTGCACTGAGTCTTGCGAAAAAAAGGGACGATGCAACAGCCGACGGCGAGCTTGGATCTTTACATGGTGTGCCAGTCTCAATTAAAGAGTGTTTCCTATGGAAGGGTACGCCGACAACGCTCAATTACCCTCCGAAGAAGCTCTACAAGGCAAAGCAGACGTCTCGATTAGTGAAGCGCCTTCTTCAAGCCGGCGCAGTTATACTCGGCAAGACCAATGTCCCGACGTTATTATCAGACTCCCAAACCTTCGGGCCCTTATATCCAACAGCGAACAATCCGTTTGATCTTAACAAAACACCCGGCGGCAGTACCGGTGGAGGCGCTGCTGCAGTCGCCGCGGGCCTCACGACCTTTGAACTCGGTAGCGATATCGGCGGTTCGATTCGAAATCCAGCCCATTACTGCGGCTTATTTGGTTATAAGCCCACTGAAAATGGCTACGCGTCCGACGGTCATGCGCCACCCTTTCCTGAAGATCTGATCGGCGTTAGCGTGATGAACCACACCGGCCCTTTAGCACGGTCGATGGCAGACGTTCGTCTTGCAACCCAAGTTCTGTTCGCGCCAGATTGGGATCGACTGCATTATCTCTCTACTCAAGGGCGAAACACTGCAAGTTTTAAGCAGGGAAATACACCATTAAAAGGACAAAAAATAGCTTACTTCGACACTTTACACGGCTTGCAAGCAGGAAGTGACGTAAGAGCATCAATGCATCGTATGGTCAATTCTTTGGAGTCTTTAGGTGCCGAGGTGAAGCCGATTCAAATAGACAAACAACTCTCTGCTCGTATGCTGAAAACTTGGGCAACGCTCTTTGGCTTTATGATGGGCCAAAATTTGCCCTGGCCTGTTCGCAAAGTATTCTATTGGAAGTTCCGCCCGGCATTAAAAGCCTCTTCATTGCCGGCGCAAGCAGAGCTCAAGCAGGGGTTATCACTCGAATTCAAGCATTTTACTCGCGCACTTGCAGAACGTGAGACGCTTATTTCCGAGGTGAACCGACTCTTCGCGCCATACGACTTTGTGCTAAGCCCTACCTCCATGGGACCTGCGTTCGAGCATAACCACAAACACGCAGCCATTGCGCTCGATGGCGAGAAATTACCGTATTTAGATTACTGTTTCCCGTTCGTTGCGTTCTATAACCTGACAGGACATCCGGTTCTTACGATTCCATCAGGCCTAAACGGCAATGGGCTTCCTATCGGTCTATCGCTCAGCGCGCCTCATTTTAGAGATGATGCGCTATTAAATTTAGGTGACGCAATAGAATCCGCTGGTTACACTTTCACGCCGCCTGATTTATCGGCTCTCTAA
- a CDS encoding Thioredoxin-related protein, which yields MLFRGFLILLASFLITPPLIAETLAYKDIDEAVVLAAEQRAIAENKQLLLVLGATWCHDSVALSEQFSEASVQEALNERYVVLGLNVGYLEHGFKTVERYGLPTYYGTPTVLIIDPTERLILNRVDYQIWTSAASMSDEDYQSYFFEQSFQHIDSLVISSSTQAAVFEYEQAQAQRIKAGYAIAGALLKAYKASNEPPTPEFMSVWESVAQYRNAIPRAVGQALATDSAEALPTFAAFPWENRSN from the coding sequence ATGTTGTTTCGTGGTTTCCTTATTCTGCTCGCGAGCTTTTTGATAACGCCTCCTTTAATTGCAGAAACTCTCGCTTATAAAGACATCGACGAGGCCGTTGTGCTCGCAGCAGAACAACGTGCCATTGCCGAGAATAAGCAACTCCTCTTGGTTTTGGGTGCGACTTGGTGCCACGATAGCGTCGCGCTCTCTGAGCAATTTTCAGAAGCTTCAGTACAAGAAGCGCTCAATGAGCGCTATGTAGTGTTAGGGCTGAATGTTGGTTATCTAGAACATGGTTTTAAAACCGTCGAGCGTTATGGGCTCCCAACCTATTATGGAACGCCCACTGTGCTCATCATTGACCCTACTGAGCGGCTCATTCTGAACCGGGTTGATTATCAGATTTGGACGAGCGCAGCCAGCATGTCTGACGAGGACTATCAGTCTTATTTTTTTGAACAATCGTTTCAGCACATCGATTCTCTAGTCATAAGTTCAAGCACGCAAGCTGCGGTGTTCGAATATGAGCAGGCACAAGCACAGAGAATAAAAGCTGGTTATGCAATTGCGGGCGCATTGCTAAAAGCCTACAAAGCTTCAAACGAGCCACCAACACCTGAGTTTATGAGTGTCTGGGAGTCTGTTGCACAATATCGCAATGCAATCCCTCGCGCGGTTGGGCAAGCTTTAGCGACAGATTCTGCAGAAGCGCTGCCAACTTTTGCGGCATTTCCATGGGAAAATAGAAGCAACTAA
- a CDS encoding catalase-peroxidase produces MDNKKDTLGKCPVMHGSNTRMGSTGTKNLDWWPNQLNLKILHQNDKKANPLGEDFNYREAFNKLDLAAVKKDLEDVMTDSKDWWPADYGHYGPFMIRMAWHAAGTYRTGDGRGGASTGNQRFAPLNSWPDNGNLDKARRLLWPVKKKYGNSLSWADLFVLAGNVALESMGFKTFGFGGGREDIWEPEEDIYWGAEDKWLGNVRYTGDRELEAPLAAVQMGLIYVNPEGPDGNPDPLASGRDVRETFERMAMNDYETVALTAGGHTFGKTHGAAPDSHLGPEPEAAPLEEQGFGWKNSYGKGKGRDTITSGLEGAWTPTPIQWDNKYFEVLLGYDWELTKSPAGAQQWVPKNLKEEDHAPDVEDSSIKTKIMMSTADMAMREDPEYRKISEHFYKNPDEFADAFARAWFKLTHRDMGPKARYLGPEVPAEDLIWQDPVPEVDHELVNASDIASLKKTILDSGLSRQELIYTAWSSASTFRGSDCRGGANGARIRLAPMNNWEANNPEQLKKVLSTLEGVQKDFNSSQSGNKRVSLADLIVLGGTAAVEAAAKDGGFNIEVPFAPGRTDATAEMTDADSFDVLEPEADGFRNYMKKRFMVAAEEMLIDKAQLLKLTAPEMTVLVGGLRVLDANYKGSKHGVFTDKPGVLSNDFFVNLTDMGIEWKPTSEHAEEFEAIDRATGKVKWTGTRVDLVFGSNSQLRALAEVYAQDDAKEKFAKDFVAAWTKVMNADRFDI; encoded by the coding sequence ATGGACAACAAGAAAGACACGTTAGGCAAGTGCCCGGTCATGCACGGTTCAAATACCCGCATGGGCTCGACTGGCACCAAAAACCTCGATTGGTGGCCTAATCAGCTTAACCTTAAAATTCTTCACCAAAACGACAAAAAAGCAAACCCTCTGGGTGAAGATTTCAACTACCGCGAAGCATTTAACAAGCTAGATTTGGCTGCGGTGAAAAAAGACTTAGAAGACGTCATGACCGATTCTAAAGACTGGTGGCCAGCAGACTATGGTCATTATGGACCGTTCATGATTCGCATGGCATGGCACGCAGCAGGTACCTACCGTACCGGCGATGGCCGTGGTGGTGCGTCAACCGGTAACCAACGGTTTGCGCCTCTGAACAGCTGGCCAGATAACGGTAACCTAGACAAAGCCCGTCGCTTATTATGGCCAGTGAAAAAGAAATATGGCAACAGTCTCTCTTGGGCAGACTTATTTGTACTCGCGGGGAACGTTGCGCTTGAATCAATGGGCTTCAAAACCTTTGGTTTCGGTGGCGGTCGTGAAGACATTTGGGAACCAGAAGAAGATATTTACTGGGGTGCAGAAGACAAGTGGCTAGGTAACGTGCGTTACACTGGTGATCGTGAACTTGAAGCACCACTCGCCGCTGTACAGATGGGCTTAATTTATGTAAACCCAGAAGGCCCAGACGGCAATCCAGATCCACTCGCCTCAGGTCGCGATGTTCGCGAAACCTTCGAGCGAATGGCGATGAACGATTACGAAACTGTTGCGTTAACCGCAGGTGGCCACACCTTCGGTAAAACACACGGTGCCGCGCCAGACTCGCATTTAGGCCCAGAGCCAGAAGCTGCGCCGCTTGAAGAGCAAGGCTTTGGCTGGAAGAACTCTTACGGCAAAGGCAAAGGCCGCGACACCATTACGAGTGGCTTAGAAGGTGCTTGGACGCCAACGCCAATTCAGTGGGACAACAAATACTTTGAAGTATTGCTAGGCTACGATTGGGAACTCACCAAGAGTCCAGCAGGCGCTCAGCAGTGGGTACCTAAAAACTTGAAAGAAGAAGACCATGCGCCAGACGTAGAAGATTCTTCAATCAAAACCAAGATTATGATGTCGACAGCCGACATGGCGATGCGTGAAGATCCTGAATATCGCAAGATTTCAGAGCACTTCTACAAAAACCCAGACGAGTTCGCTGACGCGTTCGCTCGTGCTTGGTTTAAATTGACGCACCGTGATATGGGGCCAAAAGCACGTTACTTAGGTCCTGAAGTGCCTGCAGAAGACTTAATCTGGCAAGATCCTGTGCCAGAAGTTGATCATGAGTTAGTGAATGCAAGCGATATCGCTTCATTGAAAAAAACCATTCTTGATTCAGGCTTAAGCCGTCAAGAGTTGATTTATACTGCATGGTCTTCTGCTTCTACCTTCCGTGGTTCAGATTGCCGCGGTGGTGCGAACGGTGCACGTATTCGTTTGGCGCCTATGAACAATTGGGAAGCGAACAACCCTGAGCAGTTGAAGAAAGTATTGAGCACGCTTGAAGGTGTGCAAAAAGACTTTAATTCATCGCAATCAGGCAACAAGCGTGTGTCACTTGCCGACTTGATCGTACTTGGCGGTACTGCAGCGGTAGAAGCTGCTGCAAAAGATGGCGGCTTCAACATCGAAGTTCCATTTGCACCAGGTCGCACTGATGCAACGGCGGAGATGACTGACGCAGATTCATTCGATGTGCTCGAGCCAGAAGCAGACGGCTTCCGCAACTACATGAAGAAACGTTTCATGGTAGCGGCCGAAGAAATGTTGATCGACAAAGCTCAATTATTGAAGTTAACAGCACCAGAAATGACTGTGTTAGTAGGTGGTTTACGTGTACTCGACGCCAACTACAAAGGCAGCAAACATGGTGTATTCACCGATAAGCCAGGCGTGTTGAGCAATGACTTCTTCGTAAACTTAACCGACATGGGCATTGAGTGGAAACCCACTTCAGAGCACGCGGAAGAGTTTGAAGCGATCGATCGCGCTACTGGCAAAGTGAAGTGGACTGGAACCCGTGTTGATTTGGTGTTCGGTTCTAACTCACAGCTTCGCGCACTTGCTGAAGTGTATGCACAAGACGACGCAAAAGAGAAATTTGCGAAAGACTTCGTTGCTGCATGGACGAAAGTAATGAATGCGGATCGCTTCGACATTTAA
- a CDS encoding Predicted RNA-binding protein, contains PUA-like domain, whose protein sequence is MAYWLMKTEPEECSIDDFAKNPSKPICWDGVRNYQARNFMREMKTGDLVFIYHSSCDLVGIAGVVAVCKEAYSDPTQEDPASNRWSAVDLIFKERFSRIIPLATLKALPELADNPLVRKGNRLSVIPFTEHEWNACVLAAR, encoded by the coding sequence ATGGCATATTGGTTAATGAAAACCGAACCCGAGGAATGCAGTATTGATGATTTTGCGAAAAATCCTAGCAAACCTATTTGCTGGGATGGCGTGCGCAATTACCAAGCGCGTAACTTCATGCGTGAAATGAAAACCGGTGATCTCGTTTTCATCTACCACTCAAGTTGTGACCTTGTTGGCATTGCGGGCGTGGTTGCAGTGTGTAAAGAAGCATACAGCGACCCCACTCAAGAAGATCCGGCAAGTAATCGCTGGAGTGCTGTTGATCTTATCTTTAAGGAAAGATTTTCTAGAATTATCCCGCTCGCCACATTAAAAGCTCTCCCTGAGCTTGCAGACAATCCACTCGTGCGAAAGGGCAATCGACTGTCTGTGATTCCTTTTACTGAACACGAGTGGAATGCATGCGTGCTAGCGGCGCGTTAG
- a CDS encoding DNA-binding transcriptional regulator, MarR family translates to MTKASENPHLVAQMAVEWQRERPELPVDDAALIGMLIGVTQRIERVGQVALKEYELGTTEHAVLACLRRKGQPYQAIANDILTEIIITSGALTTCVDRLIKRGLVTRKADRDDKRKRWIQLTPEGAHLINQVTEERFQLASELLSGFSEKNRVKLKKLIFKFHETLQAYE, encoded by the coding sequence ATGACGAAGGCAAGTGAAAACCCACACTTAGTGGCACAAATGGCTGTCGAATGGCAGCGTGAACGCCCAGAGCTTCCCGTCGATGATGCTGCGCTCATAGGCATGCTAATTGGTGTTACCCAACGGATTGAACGCGTCGGGCAAGTTGCGTTAAAAGAATATGAACTAGGCACGACCGAGCACGCGGTGCTCGCTTGTCTAAGGCGTAAAGGCCAACCTTATCAAGCCATCGCAAACGATATTCTAACTGAAATTATTATCACGAGTGGCGCCCTCACAACCTGCGTTGATAGGCTTATAAAGCGTGGCTTGGTGACTCGCAAAGCCGACCGTGACGACAAACGCAAGCGTTGGATTCAACTAACACCAGAGGGAGCACATTTAATTAATCAAGTGACAGAGGAGAGATTTCAATTGGCATCGGAGCTGCTCTCTGGATTCAGCGAGAAAAACCGAGTGAAACTGAAGAAACTCATTTTTAAATTTCATGAGACACTTCAAGCCTATGAATAA
- a CDS encoding diguanylate cyclase (GGDEF) domain-containing protein codes for MRQFLSSLVAALLFQATNVSADTHINPLLSLGIPPTAELKSTLDTYPQSFAIEVGHDGYVYVGGNTGVSVFDGEHWQLIEMPNGKLVRSLSKGPNDTIFVGGYDIFGQISRIDTGALIFTDLSAEVQGVREAGFADIWDLIVTEEAVFFKAVKDLFRYDLTTKHLEHWQHEARFGAINELNHEVYVQFRELGLAKYDSGSFELVSQDPLWHEQIYDLVPLHDGSWLGNTRSGVWLHVENTRVGSEQNWLVPKPIEIKGLPTGDEFYDVTDIGTGRIGMAHKSGAVFVLHWPDQRVEELPVSQDMLIEIDALVDEALFTLTDQAVIRLSWPSPWRLLTPDSGLRGRVHNIREWREQWFVLSGSGTFRLLPDNMRAFEKLSWTNHEAWDLLPLSEDEALLANSYQLMLITPDTARDISHDALYPRLLQNSKSHSNTVLIGTELGFAIWNREQGFLIDWSELGTLVHSIVELNPTELLLGTQHRGVVHVTLSEQLNSVQDIRFLGEAEGITYGIEGEGILNQVGERIFASTNKGIYLWEQAKFSEFPSRLAEVMEPIQAVRVEAGAHGEYWAYSHNRLYYLPASQSGSSAWQKIELNGLIPGAISALYAQSRESQAVILGANSSLIIYQPELSLPPQSSPQVNLTSVQHIVDGEVTRLNLLESYQFPEQNSALRFSFSLPTAAPSEQNLYRARLDGYEDHFSEWGRSTQITYSNLQPGEYAFIVRAKTLTGEESETTPFRFIITPPWHQSISAQITFIAIALLTLWQIIRYLTKRRTRLLAAERKRLKIMVEERTAELATANKKLESMANVDGLTGIANRRRLDQYLLSCVQQSSVSQKPLALLLIDVDHFKEFNDTHGHLAGDNALREVAQRIQDCLRRQDDLAARYGGEEFAVVMPGAERQHAFAVAECIRDTVQRTVKDISVSVGVAVFETQHQDIDTSIETLISQADQALYRAKRGGRNQVQ; via the coding sequence GTGCGGCAATTTCTTAGTTCATTAGTGGCAGCATTACTATTCCAAGCCACAAACGTGTCTGCTGATACTCATATTAATCCTCTTCTCTCTTTGGGCATTCCACCCACAGCCGAGCTGAAATCTACTTTAGACACTTATCCACAGTCCTTCGCTATTGAAGTGGGTCACGACGGATATGTTTATGTTGGCGGTAACACAGGTGTTTCCGTATTTGACGGCGAGCATTGGCAACTGATTGAAATGCCCAATGGCAAACTCGTTCGTTCGCTATCAAAGGGTCCGAATGACACAATTTTCGTAGGTGGATATGATATTTTTGGTCAAATATCACGCATCGACACTGGCGCTCTTATTTTTACCGATTTATCGGCAGAAGTGCAGGGCGTGAGAGAAGCCGGCTTTGCAGATATCTGGGATTTGATCGTTACCGAGGAGGCTGTTTTCTTCAAAGCCGTCAAAGATCTCTTTAGATATGATTTGACAACCAAACACCTTGAGCACTGGCAACATGAAGCACGTTTTGGCGCTATCAACGAACTGAATCACGAAGTTTACGTGCAATTCCGAGAGCTTGGACTCGCAAAATATGACAGCGGCTCATTTGAACTTGTTAGCCAAGATCCTCTATGGCATGAACAGATATATGATTTAGTGCCGTTGCATGATGGTTCATGGCTTGGGAATACACGAAGTGGTGTTTGGCTCCATGTCGAAAATACTCGAGTCGGCTCAGAGCAGAATTGGTTGGTTCCTAAACCTATCGAAATTAAAGGCTTACCCACAGGTGATGAATTCTATGATGTAACCGATATTGGTACCGGGCGCATTGGAATGGCTCACAAGAGTGGCGCTGTGTTCGTATTACATTGGCCAGATCAACGTGTAGAAGAACTTCCCGTTAGCCAAGACATGTTGATCGAGATTGATGCCTTAGTCGACGAAGCATTATTTACCCTCACCGATCAAGCGGTCATTCGCTTGTCTTGGCCTTCACCGTGGCGTTTACTCACTCCAGACAGTGGCTTAAGAGGCCGTGTGCATAACATTCGTGAGTGGCGCGAACAGTGGTTTGTTCTCTCAGGTTCAGGAACTTTTAGACTCTTACCGGACAATATGCGTGCTTTTGAAAAACTATCGTGGACAAACCATGAGGCGTGGGACTTATTGCCACTTTCAGAAGATGAAGCATTATTGGCAAATAGTTATCAACTCATGCTGATTACACCGGATACGGCTCGTGATATTAGCCATGACGCCTTGTATCCACGCTTGTTGCAGAACTCAAAATCACATTCAAATACCGTGTTGATCGGAACAGAGCTTGGGTTTGCCATATGGAATAGAGAGCAAGGTTTTTTAATAGATTGGAGTGAGCTCGGCACACTTGTTCACTCCATCGTTGAACTCAACCCCACTGAACTTTTACTTGGCACCCAACACAGAGGCGTAGTGCATGTGACATTGTCGGAACAACTCAATTCTGTGCAAGATATTCGCTTTTTAGGCGAAGCCGAGGGTATCACTTATGGGATCGAAGGCGAAGGTATCCTGAACCAAGTAGGAGAGCGTATTTTTGCCAGTACAAATAAAGGTATTTATTTGTGGGAGCAAGCCAAGTTTAGCGAGTTCCCATCGAGGCTTGCTGAAGTCATGGAGCCTATTCAAGCGGTGCGAGTAGAGGCCGGTGCTCATGGTGAGTATTGGGCTTATAGCCATAATCGACTCTATTACCTGCCGGCATCGCAAAGCGGTTCCAGTGCATGGCAGAAAATTGAGCTCAATGGGCTTATCCCGGGTGCCATTTCGGCTTTATACGCTCAGTCGCGTGAGTCTCAAGCTGTTATTCTAGGCGCCAACTCTTCACTTATCATTTATCAACCCGAACTATCGCTCCCGCCACAAAGCAGCCCGCAAGTAAACCTCACGAGTGTCCAGCACATTGTCGACGGTGAGGTAACGCGCCTCAATCTTCTTGAGTCTTATCAATTCCCAGAGCAAAACTCAGCGCTGCGTTTCAGTTTCTCATTGCCAACAGCGGCACCATCGGAGCAAAACCTTTATCGCGCCCGCTTAGACGGGTACGAAGATCACTTTAGCGAATGGGGTCGTAGCACACAAATTACATACTCTAATCTACAACCCGGAGAGTATGCCTTTATCGTTCGTGCAAAAACATTAACGGGCGAGGAGAGTGAAACGACGCCGTTTAGATTTATTATTACCCCCCCTTGGCACCAAAGTATTTCGGCGCAGATCACATTTATTGCTATTGCATTGCTGACCTTATGGCAGATCATACGTTACCTAACGAAACGTCGAACACGTTTGCTAGCCGCAGAGAGAAAACGCCTCAAAATAATGGTGGAGGAACGCACGGCTGAACTTGCAACGGCGAATAAGAAGCTGGAATCGATGGCGAATGTCGATGGACTTACCGGCATAGCGAATCGGCGCAGACTTGATCAATATCTACTCAGCTGCGTACAACAATCAAGTGTGTCACAAAAGCCACTGGCGCTGCTCTTAATCGACGTCGACCACTTCAAAGAGTTTAACGACACGCATGGACACCTTGCAGGTGACAATGCGTTAAGAGAAGTAGCACAGCGAATACAAGATTGCTTACGTCGACAAGATGACCTTGCGGCTCGTTATGGTGGCGAGGAATTCGCAGTTGTTATGCCGGGAGCAGAGCGTCAGCACGCATTTGCGGTCGCCGAATGCATTAGAGACACCGTGCAGCGGACCGTAAAGGACATTTCTGTATCAGTGGGGGTAGCGGTCTTTGAAACGCAACACCAAGATATTGACACCAGCATTGAAACACTTATTTCTCAAGCCGATCAGGCGTTATATAGAGCAAAACGCGGAGGTCGGAATCAAGTTCAATGA